The Candidatus Anaeroferrophillus wilburensis DNA segment TACAAAACAACTAATTGATGAAGCAGTTTCTCTCCCAGTAGAAGAACGAGCCATAGTCGTTGATTCACTGTTACGCAGCCTGAACCAGCCAGAATCAGAAATCGATAAAATATGGGCTAAAGAGGCTATGCGACGCCTGGTTGAATTGAGGTCAGGGAGTGTAAAGGCAATACCAGGCGAAGAGGCTTTTGCGAAGATTTGGAAAAGGCTAGAAAAATGAGC contains these protein-coding regions:
- a CDS encoding addiction module protein gives rise to the protein MNTKQLIDEAVSLPVEERAIVVDSLLRSLNQPESEIDKIWAKEAMRRLVELRSGSVKAIPGEEAFAKIWKRLEK